A genomic window from Papaver somniferum cultivar HN1 unplaced genomic scaffold, ASM357369v1 unplaced-scaffold_15, whole genome shotgun sequence includes:
- the LOC113335821 gene encoding asparagine--tRNA ligase, cytoplasmic 1-like, translating to MAIGTTLHTNLSSSSSIKWEQFSRRVLIKNIVYRSDGGVGLAREKVSVGGWVKNGKEQGSFASLELNDGSCPSDLQVIVDSSIAANIGEIVHTGTCIFVNGELKKTLQGTKQNVELHVDSVLDIGLVDPAKYPLFGNQPLTLESLRDYVHLRPRTDTISAIARIRNALAYATHTFFQNHGFLHVHTPIITTTSDWEGSGEVFQVTTLFREADKLDKELKENPLPSQDDIKAAKLLVKVKREAAAQLIMDNASKGEINIAVSKLAMSMDKLTKLEKRSILKPGLPQKDGNIDYSSDFFTRPAFLVGSGQVQLETFACALSNVYTFGPTLRAEHSQSFRHLAEFWMVEPEIAFADLEDNMNCAETYVKFLCQWLLDNCLDDMQLMVKNFDKTAIYRLKLVTSTPFERITYTRAVKILENVTEKKFENTVEWGINFDAEHERYLTDVIFKKPVIVYNYPKGIKEFHMRINDDKKTVAAMDVLVPKIGELIGGGQREERYDVMEKRILESGMPLDPYEWYLDLRRYGTVKHSGFGLGFERMVLFATGLDNIQDVIPFPRYPGRADL from the exons ATGGCCATAGGAACCACCTTACATACTAATTTGTCATCGTCATCATCGATTAAATGGGAACAATTTTCTCGCAGAGTTCTGATCAAAAACATCGTCTATCGCTCCGACGGTGGTGTTGGTTTAGCCAGAGAAAAAGTTTCAGTAGGTGGTTGGGTAAAAAATGGCAAAGAACAAGGTTCATTTGCATCTCTTGAATTAAACGATGGTTCCTGTCCATCAGATCTTCAAGTCATTGTTGATTCTTCTATTGCTGCTAATATCGGAGAAATTGTTCATACTGGTACTTGTATTTTTGTTAATGGTGAACTTAAGAAAACACTTCAAGGAACAAAACAAAATGTTGAATTGCACGTTGACAGTGTTCTGGATATTGGTCTTGTTGATCCTGCTAAATATCCCTTATTCGGAAATCAGCCGCTCACTCTTGAATCTCTAAGGGATTATGTACATCTTCGTCCTAGGACCGATACA ATATCCGCAATTGCTCGAATCAGGAACGCATTGGCTTATGCAACACATACATTTTTCCAAAACCATGGGTTTCTTCACGTGCACACACCTATTATCACCACTACTAGTGATTGGGAGGGTTCTGGAGAAGTGTTTCAAGTCACAACATTGTTTCGCGAGGCTGACAAATTGGACAAGGAGCTGAAAGAGAACCCTTTACCATCTCAAGATGATATTAAAGCTGCTAAACTTCTAGTCAAGGTGAAAAGAGAGGCTGCTGCACAACTAATAATGGATAACGCTAGTAAAGGCGAGATCAATATTGCTGTTTCCAAACTAGCGATGTCTATGGATAAGCTCACGAAGCTAGAGAAGAGATCTATTCTTAAGCCTGGTCTACCTCAAAAGGATGGGAATATTGACTACTCCAGCGATTTTTTTACGCGTCCAGCATTTTTAGTTGGGTCAGGGCAAGTCCAGCTTGAGACGTTTGCTTGTGCCCTCAGTAATGTTTATACATTTGGACCAACTTTACGAGCTGAACACTCTCAATCATTTAGGCATCTCGCTGAGTTTTGGATGGTGGAACCCGAGATCGCATTTGCAGATTTGGAG gataATATGAATTGCGCAGAGACGTATGTTAAATTTTTGTGTCAGTGGTTACTAGACAACTGCCTTGATGATATGCAATTGATGGTTAAAAATTTCGACAAAACTGCTATATATCGTTTGAAGCTGGTAACGTCAACCCCCTTTGAGCGTATTACTTACACTCGAGCTGTAAAAATTCTTGAGAATGTTACGGAAAAGAAGTTCGAGAACACGGTGGAATGGGGAATCAATTTTGACGCTGAGCATGAAAG ATATTTGACAGACGTAATATTCAAAAAGCCTGTTATCGTATATAACTATCCTAAGGGAATCAAAGAATTTCACATGAGGATCAATGATGACAAGAAAACAGTCGCTGCCATGGATGTGCTAGTGCCCAAG ATTGGAGAGTTAATAGGAGGAGGCCAAAGGGAAGAGCGTTATGATGTTATGGAGAAAAG GATTCTCGAGTCAGGTATGCCACTTGATCCATACGAATGGTACCTTGATCTACGACGCTATGGGACTGTGAAGCACTCAGGCTTTGGTTTAGGATTTGAGCGGATGGTACTGTTTGCTACAGGCCTTGATAATATTCAAGACGTGATTCCCTTCCCTAGGTATCCAGGAAGAGCAGATCTTTGA
- the LOC113335633 gene encoding sugar transport protein 8-like, translated as MSRTKKFYSKPFVVLCWLIAAVGGLMFGYDIGISGGVTSMDDFLLKFFPHVYAKKLRAKENNYCKFDDQFVQLFTSSLYLSALFASFLGSKVCSKYGRKMTMLAASIFYLVGVGMNAAANGLILLILGRILLGVGVGFGNEAVPLFLSEIAPINIRGAVNILFQLFVTIGILCANLVNYFASKHHPWGWRLALGLAGVPAFILLVGSFIIPETPTSLIERGHEQKGRMILEKLRGTENVDEEYHQIVMASELAHQSQSSLSKLMRPSSRPPLVIGMMMQVFQQFTGINAIMFYAPVLFQTVGFGANGALISSVIIGLVNVFSTLVSIKTVDIFGRRALLLQACCQMFSTQVIIGIILAVRLKVTGSLGREEAIGVVVLVCLYVMSFAWSWGPLAWLIPSETFPLETRTTGFAFAVSSNMMCTFIIAQAFLSMMCHMQAGIFFFFAVWILAMGLFVMFLVPETKGVPIDDMVDRVWKQHWFWKKYMDRDVDENGQRVKKEIQL; from the exons ATGTCTAGGACTAAGAAATTTTACTCAAAGCCTTTTGTGGTTTTGTGTTGGTTGATTGCTGCAGTAGGAGGTCTTATGTTTGGTTATGACATTGGTATTTCAG GAGGAGTGACATCGATGGATGACTTCTTGTTGAAGTTCTTTCCTCATGTATATGCAAAGAAACTACGTGCAAAAGAAAACAACTACTGCAAATTTGATGATCAGTTTGTACAGTTGTTCACTTCATCATTGTACCTCTCTGCTCTCTTCGCGAGCTTTCTTGGATCTAAAGTTTGCAGTAAATATGGTCGCAAGATGACTATGTTAGCCGCTTCAATATTCTATTTGGTAGGAGTTGGCATGAATGCTGCAGCGAATGGTCTTATCTTGCTCATCCTTGGAAGGATTTTGCTTGGTGTTGGTGTTGGATTTGGTAATGAG GCTGTTCCTTTGTTCTTATCTGAAATTGCGCCCATCAATATCCGAGGAGCAGTGAACATTCTTTTCCAGCTGTTTGTGACTATCGGCATACTTTGTGCAAACTTGGTTAACTACTTCGCATCTAAGCATCATCCATGGGGCTGGAGACTAGCTTTGGGTTTAGCCGGAGTTCCTGCTTTCATTCTCTTGGTTGGTTCTTTCATTATCCCTGAAACACCTACAAGTTTGATCGAGCGTGGTCATGAACAAAAAGGTAGAATGATTCTTGAGAAACTACGAGGAACGGAAAACGTGGATGAGGAGTATCATCAAATAGTAATGGCTAGTGAATTAGCTCATCAATCTCAGAGTTCACTCTCCAAACTCATGCGACCATCAAGTAGACCTCCTCTAGTCATTGGTATGATGATGCAAGTATTCCAGCAATTTACAGGAATCAATGCCATCATGTTCTATGCCCCCGTTTTGTTTCAGACAGTCGGGTTTGGGGCCAATGGAGCCTTGATATCGTCGGTGATCATAGGGCTTGTAAATGTCTTTAGTACCTTAGTTTCAATCAAAACTGTTGATATATTTGGAAGAAGAGCGTTGCTTCTTCAAGCTTGTTGCCAGATGTTCTCGACTCAG GTTATAATAGGGATAATTCTAGCAGTACGGTTGAAGGTGACCGGATCGTTAGGAAGAGAAGAAGCAATTGGTGTGGTTGTTCTGGTTTGTCTGTACGTCATGAGTTTTGCGTGGTCATGGGGGCCATTAGCTTGGTTGATTCCAAGTGAAACATTTCCACTTGAAACCAGAACCACAGGTTTCGCATTTGCTGTTAGCTCAAACATGATGTGCACTTTCATCATAGCTCAAGCATTCTTATCAATGATGTGTCATATGCAAGCcggtatctttttcttttttgctgtCTGGATTCTTGCCATGGGACTGTTTGTAATGTTTTTAGTTCCAGAGACTAAAGGCGTTCCGATCGACGATATGGTTGATAGAGTTTGGAAGCAACATTGGTTCTGGAAGAAGTATATGGATCGTGATGTTGACGAAAATGGTCAGAGAGTGAAGAAGGAAATTCAGCTTTAG